The Sesamum indicum cultivar Zhongzhi No. 13 unplaced genomic scaffold, S_indicum_v1.0 scaffold00165, whole genome shotgun sequence genome includes a region encoding these proteins:
- the LOC105179518 gene encoding GDSL esterase/lipase At5g03820, whose amino-acid sequence MGLRRCISAAFLVFMVSSVVVVVGDPLVPALLLFGDSVVDVGNNNNLQTLVKANFLPYGRDFVTHKPTGRFCNGKLATDFTAEYLGFTSYQPAYLSQEARGRNILTGVNFASAASGYYEPTGQLYRALTLAQQLEYYRDWQRKVVSMVGRAKANAIFSGGIHLISAGTSDFIQNYYINPLLKVYSLDQFSDILMRSYSTLIQNLYSLGARRIGVTSLPPTGCLPAAITLFGSGSNQCVARMNQDAVSFNNKLNTTSQYLKTKHPGLKLVVFDIYQPLLDMIAKPSDSGFFESRRACCGTGIIETSFLCNTRSVGTCSNATEYVFWDGFHPSEAANEKLAQDLLEQGFDLIS is encoded by the exons ATGGGGTTGAGAAGATGCATATCAGCTGCATTTCTTGTTTTCATGGTGTCAtcagtagtagtagtagttgGGGATCCTCTAGTTCCTGCGCTACTACTCTTCGGGGACTCTGTGGTTGATGTTGGAAACAACAACAATTTGCAAACGTTAGTCAAAGCAAACTTCCTTCCTTATGGAAGAGACTTCGTCACCCATAAACCTACAGGAAGGTTCTGCAATGGAAAGCTGGCCACAGACTTCACTG CTGAGTACCTTGGATTCACTTCATATCAACCTGCGTACCTTAGCCAAGAAGCCAGAGGGAGAAATATACTTACTGGGGTCAACTTCGCCTCTGCTGCATCTGGGTACTATGAACCCACAGGACAGCTATAT CGGGCTTTGACATTGGCACAGCAGTTAGAATATTACAGGGATTGGCAGAGAAAAGTGGTGAGTATGGTAGGAAGAGCGAAAGCTAATGCTATATTCTCAGGAGGGATCCATCTCATAAGTGCAGGGACCAGTGATTTCATTCAGAATTACTACATCAATCCATTACTCAAAGTTTACTCCCTAGATCAGTTCTCAGACATTCTCATGAGATCCTACTCTACCTTAATCCAG AATCTATACAGTCTAGGAGCGAGGAGAATTGGAGTTACATCTCTGCCACCAACTGGATGCTTGCCAGCAGCCATTACTTTATTTGGTTCAGGAAGCAACCAGTGCGTTGCAAGGATGAACCAAGATGCTGTTtcatttaacaataaattgaaCACCACATCCCAATATTTGAAGACCAAGCATCCTGGACTGAAACTTGTGGTTTTTGATATCTACCAACCTCTGCTGGATATGATTGCAAAGCCGAGCGATAGTG GATTCTTCGAATCAAGAAGAGCTTGTTGTGGGACAGGTATAATTGAGACATCATTTCTCTGCAATACAAGGTCAGTGGGGACATGCTCAAATGCCACAGAGTATGTTTTCTGGGATGGATTCCACCCGTCTGAAGCTGCTAATGAAAAGTTGGCCCAAGATCTACTTGAACAGGGATTTGATCTCATCTCCTAG